One genomic segment of Epinephelus fuscoguttatus linkage group LG19, E.fuscoguttatus.final_Chr_v1 includes these proteins:
- the LOC125879815 gene encoding immunoglobulin lambda-1 light chain-like: MLGTLCTLITALTCVSGVTVVTQKPPVVTLRKGETATMDCNLGTVVYTAFWYKQIPGGVPQFVLYFYHSYSSPTYGSGFSSPKFTSTHQSTSDYRLIINNVEEGDSAVYYCNTWDSSAKENVFGQGTKLIVTSCSLPPPVLTVFPPSSAELQSNKASLICISILPSESKGFADVSWLVGGSPVSSGISTSTAVQQADQTFQISSYLAVQTSDWNMDKVYTCKVSLGSQTAEKDINKSHCPTEEQ, translated from the exons atgctGGGGACCCTCTGCACTCTCATCACTGCTCTAACAT GTGTGAGTGGTGTGACGGTGGTGACACAGAAGCCTCCTGTTGTGACGCTGAGGAAAGGAGAGACAGCCACCATGGACTGTAACCTGGGGACTGTTGTTTACACTGCTTTCTGGTATAAACAGATTCCAGGAGGAGTTCCTCagtttgtgttatatttttatcaCAGCTATAGCTCTCCAACCTATGGCTCTGGTTTCTCCTCTCCCAAATTCACATCTACTCATCAGTCAACATCAGATTATCGTTTGATCATCAACAATGTGGAGGAGGGAGACTCAGCAGTCTATTACTGTAACACATGGGACAGCTCTGCTAAAGAGAACGTAT TCGGACAAGGCACCAAGCTGATTGTGACAA GTTGcagcctccctcctcctgtcctGACAGTCTTCCCTCCGTCCAGTGCTGAGCTCCAGTCCAACAAAGCCTCTCTCATCTGTATTTCCATTTTGCCCAGTGAGTCTAAGGGTTTTGCAGATGTGAGCTGGTTGGTTGGTGGGAGTCCAGTGAGCAGTGGGATCTCTACCAGCACCGCTGTTCAGCAAGCAGACCAGACCTTCCAAATCAGCAGCTATCTGGCCGTCCAGACGTCAGACTGGAACATGGATAAggtttacacatgtaaagtgtctttgggCTCCCAGACTGCAGAGAAAGACATCAACAAGTCCCACTGTCCCACTGAAGAACAGTAG